The following are encoded together in the Paludisphaera mucosa genome:
- a CDS encoding MFS transporter small subunit, translating into MKSSPFRLALAWGLVLIPLGWGVFQSLTKSLPLFQR; encoded by the coding sequence GTGAAGTCCTCGCCGTTCCGCCTCGCCCTCGCGTGGGGCCTCGTGCTGATCCCCTTGGGTTGGGGCGTCTTCCAGAGCCTGACCAAGTCGCTGCCGCTCTTTCAACGCTGA
- a CDS encoding SGNH/GDSL hydrolase family protein: MRPRLSACLILGLVVSTRAAAGDLKADSPVTFPKQGALPAKYPADEPARDGSQPEEGYHLSSTPERSLSQIVKIQAEMPSGRFAPPTHDWGPLSRTRRILAEGGSLRLLAVGDSIVNDTMRSAWVAKLREAYPKASIEARVYVRGGGGCQHYKEESRVARFIGPLKPDLVLIGGISQKDVASIREVVHQLRAIRPDVEILLFTGAFGTADPRVPDELARAAHSGTGEYGKALKPLAVEERCAYLDMTTPWAEYIRSAGVHPHLFYRDEVHANEYGEQVLSKILISFFEGAGNPVTAGGK, from the coding sequence ATGCGACCCCGGCTCTCCGCCTGCCTGATCCTCGGCCTGGTCGTCTCGACTCGTGCCGCCGCCGGGGACCTCAAGGCCGACTCGCCCGTGACCTTCCCCAAGCAAGGGGCCTTGCCCGCGAAATATCCGGCCGATGAACCGGCCCGGGACGGCTCCCAGCCGGAAGAGGGATATCACCTCTCCTCCACCCCCGAGCGCTCGCTCTCCCAGATCGTCAAGATCCAGGCCGAGATGCCCTCGGGCCGCTTCGCCCCGCCAACGCACGACTGGGGTCCGTTGAGCCGCACGCGCCGGATCCTGGCCGAGGGGGGCTCGCTCCGTTTGCTGGCGGTCGGCGACAGCATCGTGAACGACACCATGCGCTCGGCGTGGGTGGCGAAGCTCCGCGAGGCCTACCCGAAGGCCAGTATCGAGGCCAGAGTCTATGTTCGGGGCGGCGGGGGCTGCCAGCATTACAAGGAAGAGAGTCGCGTCGCCCGATTCATCGGCCCGCTCAAGCCCGACCTGGTCCTGATCGGCGGCATCAGCCAGAAGGACGTCGCCAGCATCCGCGAGGTCGTCCACCAGCTCCGCGCGATCCGTCCCGACGTGGAGATCTTGCTCTTCACCGGCGCCTTCGGCACTGCTGACCCCCGCGTTCCCGACGAGCTGGCCCGCGCCGCCCACTCGGGGACCGGCGAATACGGAAAGGCCCTCAAGCCCCTGGCCGTCGAGGAGCGTTGCGCCTACCTGGACATGACGACCCCCTGGGCCGAATACATCCGCTCGGCGGGCGTCCATCCCCACCTTTTCTACCGCGACGAGGTCCACGCCAACGAATACGGCGAGCAGGTCCTGTCGAAGATCCTCATATCCTTCTTCGAAGGGGCCGGGAATCCTGTGACAGCTGGCGGCAAATAG
- a CDS encoding beta-galactosidase trimerization domain-containing protein has product MTTRFLRLTALIGLLATGATALGGDELPWYRRLLVGMEVGPTGAQFGSDPSDVGYAARFNGRDVVRRCVEAGAEYVVIWARDGEYAYYDSKVVAKCPGLGGRDVLRETVGEAAKHGLPVIAYCVVQQGGAYLASHPEFAMRGADGAIIPGRFCLNSGYLETLKALTSEMLAYGIDGFHVDMLDQGFGAPYGCWCDACRKLFEAEYHVAQPAGATWDESWDRMLAFRYDTSRRFMRALYRHVKDQRPAATVDFNYHGNPPFSFEVGQRPVQHGGNSDFLTGETGVWGFSSLGVGLNAEFYRAATPGQPFQVAIQRGVRMYHDQTTRPLNDIRWELATLLAHGAFVTMVDKTGYDGGLDPVAYRRIGAAFREAKGGRASLAGAPIQDVAIYFSSRTRDWYGREQPARAFRAFQGAHRAMVMEHIPWGVALDENATAESLAKFPVVILPNAAILSKDEVVSLQRHVESGGRLIVTGWSGLLGWRGESQERSSLEDLIGARLVRRLDGEDNHVRLPADAPSPLGEGIEAGWSFLVEGPAAVYEPTTATPIGELLSPHRTVRQKQGKEGTGWPMSAGEVVGPAVLLHDVGKGRVLTFAGSPDAAFASEHPIVEARKLLANAVRLLQPSPRVRVQAPTYVESVVTDDPGSRTIRVHLIAAVPSPTTTPGSNRPYVIPGLIEDAPTFRARISLATPPLKARVANPTSVVTFDATGVSALVDDVHDVVIIEY; this is encoded by the coding sequence ATGACGACGCGTTTCCTGCGGCTCACGGCCCTGATCGGCCTCCTGGCGACGGGCGCGACGGCGCTCGGCGGCGACGAGCTTCCCTGGTATCGTCGTCTTCTGGTCGGCATGGAGGTCGGCCCGACCGGGGCCCAGTTCGGCTCGGACCCGTCCGACGTCGGCTATGCGGCCCGATTCAACGGCCGCGACGTCGTCCGCCGCTGCGTGGAGGCGGGGGCCGAGTACGTCGTGATCTGGGCCCGAGACGGCGAGTACGCCTATTACGATTCGAAGGTCGTCGCCAAATGCCCCGGCCTGGGCGGGCGCGACGTGCTCCGCGAGACCGTCGGCGAGGCGGCGAAGCACGGCCTCCCCGTCATCGCCTACTGCGTCGTGCAGCAAGGCGGCGCCTACCTGGCGTCGCACCCCGAGTTCGCCATGCGCGGGGCCGACGGCGCGATCATCCCGGGTCGCTTCTGCCTCAACTCGGGCTACCTCGAAACGCTCAAGGCCCTGACATCCGAGATGCTCGCCTACGGGATCGACGGCTTCCACGTCGACATGCTCGACCAGGGGTTCGGGGCCCCGTACGGCTGCTGGTGCGACGCCTGCCGCAAGCTCTTCGAGGCCGAGTACCACGTCGCCCAACCCGCCGGCGCGACCTGGGACGAGTCTTGGGACCGCATGCTCGCCTTCCGGTACGACACGAGCCGGCGGTTCATGAGGGCCCTCTACCGCCACGTCAAGGATCAGAGGCCCGCCGCGACGGTCGACTTCAACTATCACGGCAACCCGCCCTTCTCCTTCGAGGTCGGCCAGCGCCCGGTGCAGCACGGCGGCAACAGCGACTTCTTGACGGGCGAGACCGGCGTCTGGGGCTTCAGCAGCCTCGGGGTCGGCCTGAACGCCGAGTTCTACCGAGCCGCAACGCCGGGGCAGCCGTTCCAGGTCGCCATCCAGCGCGGGGTGCGGATGTACCACGACCAGACGACCCGGCCGCTCAACGACATCCGCTGGGAGCTGGCGACGCTCCTGGCCCACGGGGCCTTCGTGACCATGGTCGACAAGACCGGATACGACGGCGGCCTCGACCCCGTCGCCTACCGCCGCATCGGCGCCGCGTTCCGCGAGGCCAAGGGCGGCCGGGCGAGCCTGGCGGGCGCCCCGATCCAGGACGTCGCGATCTACTTCTCGTCCCGGACGCGCGACTGGTACGGCCGCGAGCAGCCCGCACGCGCCTTCCGCGCGTTCCAGGGGGCCCATCGCGCGATGGTGATGGAGCACATCCCCTGGGGCGTCGCGCTCGACGAAAACGCGACGGCCGAATCGTTGGCGAAGTTCCCCGTCGTGATCCTGCCCAACGCGGCGATCCTCTCGAAGGACGAGGTCGTCAGCCTGCAGCGCCACGTCGAATCGGGAGGCCGGCTGATCGTCACTGGTTGGAGCGGCCTGCTCGGCTGGCGCGGCGAGTCGCAGGAACGGTCGTCGCTCGAAGACCTGATCGGCGCCCGGCTCGTGCGCCGGCTCGACGGCGAGGACAACCACGTCCGTCTGCCGGCCGACGCCCCTTCGCCGCTGGGCGAGGGCATCGAGGCCGGCTGGTCGTTCCTGGTGGAAGGCCCGGCCGCGGTCTACGAGCCGACGACGGCGACGCCGATCGGCGAGCTGCTATCGCCCCATCGTACGGTCCGTCAGAAGCAGGGCAAGGAGGGGACCGGCTGGCCGATGAGCGCGGGCGAGGTGGTCGGCCCCGCCGTCCTGCTCCACGACGTCGGCAAGGGCCGCGTCCTGACGTTCGCCGGTTCGCCCGACGCCGCGTTCGCGAGCGAGCACCCGATCGTCGAGGCCCGAAAGCTGCTCGCGAACGCGGTCCGCCTGCTCCAGCCCTCGCCCCGCGTGCGGGTTCAGGCCCCGACCTACGTCGAGTCGGTCGTGACCGACGACCCAGGCTCGCGGACGATCCGCGTCCACCTGATCGCCGCCGTGCCGAGCCCGACGACGACGCCGGGCTCGAACCGGCCCTACGTCATCCCCGGCCTGATCGAAGACGCGCCCACGTTCCGGGCCCGGATCAGCCTGGCGACGCCCCCCTTGAAAGCCCGCGTCGCGAACCCGACCTCGGTGGTGACGTTCGACGCGACGGGCGTCTCCGCCCTCGTCGACGACGTCCACGACGTCGTCATCATCGAATATTGA
- a CDS encoding heme-binding protein, whose translation MRMRALLPALAAAAVMNAMNARGDDAEGDLKKLEGTWTTTAAGGEAATYVFEGKTLKIKAPSRSYTMEVSLDPAAKPSKTIDLKIVEGPDDAKDKTSKGIYKFENDDTFVFCFRPEGDRPDAFEQVGFEQFLTTLKRKPSDAKPKPKADEPTADAPLPEGWPSGTKVGAIEVKRYPAYRSAVNRTKDVDMDGMGRLFWPLFLHITQKKIAMTAPVVMTFDPKAAPAAEAQGDVSMEFLYRQPTQGEAGQGFGPVAVEDRPAATVVSLGLLGRPGDAGFRESIAKLRAWLDEHKAEWVESGAPRMLGYHGPMTPADRQFFEVQIPIRPVDKAK comes from the coding sequence ATGCGTATGCGAGCCCTGCTGCCGGCGCTGGCCGCCGCAGCGGTCATGAACGCGATGAACGCGCGCGGCGACGACGCCGAAGGCGACCTCAAGAAGCTGGAAGGGACCTGGACCACGACCGCCGCCGGCGGCGAGGCCGCGACCTACGTCTTCGAGGGCAAGACCCTCAAGATCAAGGCCCCGTCCCGGTCCTACACGATGGAGGTCTCGCTCGACCCCGCGGCCAAGCCGTCGAAGACCATCGACCTGAAGATCGTCGAGGGACCCGACGACGCCAAGGACAAGACGTCGAAGGGGATCTACAAGTTCGAGAACGACGATACGTTCGTCTTCTGCTTCCGGCCCGAAGGCGACCGTCCCGACGCGTTCGAGCAGGTCGGCTTCGAGCAGTTCCTGACCACGCTGAAGCGCAAGCCCTCGGACGCCAAGCCCAAGCCCAAGGCCGACGAGCCCACCGCCGACGCCCCGCTGCCCGAAGGCTGGCCGAGCGGCACCAAGGTCGGGGCGATCGAGGTCAAGCGTTACCCGGCCTACCGGAGCGCCGTGAATCGGACCAAGGACGTCGACATGGACGGCATGGGCCGGCTGTTCTGGCCGCTCTTCCTGCACATCACCCAGAAGAAGATCGCCATGACCGCGCCGGTCGTCATGACCTTCGACCCCAAGGCGGCCCCGGCCGCCGAGGCCCAGGGCGACGTCTCGATGGAGTTCCTCTACCGACAACCGACCCAGGGCGAAGCCGGCCAGGGATTCGGCCCGGTGGCCGTCGAGGATCGGCCGGCGGCGACCGTCGTCAGCCTGGGACTCCTGGGCCGGCCCGGCGACGCGGGCTTCCGCGAGTCGATCGCCAAACTGCGGGCCTGGCTCGACGAGCACAAGGCCGAATGGGTCGAGTCGGGGGCGCCCCGAATGCTCGGCTATCACGGCCCGATGACCCCGGCCGATCGCCAGTTCTTCGAAGTCCAGATCCCGATCCGGCCTGTCGACAAGGCGAAATGA
- a CDS encoding L-lactate MFS transporter yields the protein MPPEETTTAAEGFVETLSERPPATPPSLLDRRRTIAPAGFNRWLIPPAAMAVHLCIGEVYGFSVFNVPLTRVVGVTSSVEGRDWTIPQVGWCYSIALIMLGLSAAFLGRWVERIGPRKTICAGACCFCGGLLLASLAVSLHSLVLLYLGYGVLGGVGLGLGYIAPVSTLVRWFPDRPGLATGLAIMGFGGGALIGAPLGVELMGAFKSAASVGVQEAFVVMALAYFAMMMFGAFTIRVPVPGWRPEGFVPAAKPKGLVTHADVSLDHAWKTPQFWLLWVVLCMNVTAGIGILGQASLICQDMFGVPAAVGGGFAGLLSLANMSGRLVWSSASDYIGRKGIYCVFFLLGAVLYALVPIAQARQSVPLFVLLTALIISMYGGGFATTPAYLRDLFGTMHLGAIHGRLITAWSMAAVLGPQLVNYISTYRIEHGVPRAEAYNATMYLMAALLLVGLACNLLIRPVEERLHHREAPSAA from the coding sequence ATGCCTCCCGAGGAAACCACGACGGCCGCCGAGGGTTTCGTCGAGACCCTATCTGAACGCCCGCCCGCGACGCCGCCCAGCCTCCTCGATCGTCGGCGCACGATCGCGCCGGCCGGGTTCAACCGCTGGCTGATTCCGCCCGCGGCGATGGCCGTCCACCTGTGCATCGGCGAGGTCTACGGCTTCAGCGTCTTCAACGTGCCGCTGACCCGCGTCGTCGGCGTGACGAGTTCCGTCGAAGGCCGCGACTGGACCATCCCGCAGGTGGGCTGGTGCTATTCGATCGCCCTCATCATGCTCGGGCTGTCGGCCGCCTTCCTCGGTCGCTGGGTCGAGCGGATCGGGCCGAGGAAGACCATCTGCGCGGGGGCCTGCTGCTTCTGCGGCGGCCTGCTGCTGGCGAGCCTGGCCGTCTCGTTGCACAGCTTGGTGCTGCTCTACCTGGGATACGGCGTGCTCGGGGGCGTCGGACTGGGTCTAGGCTACATCGCGCCGGTGTCGACCCTCGTCAGGTGGTTCCCCGACCGGCCGGGCCTGGCGACCGGCCTGGCGATCATGGGCTTCGGCGGCGGCGCGCTCATCGGCGCTCCGCTGGGCGTCGAGCTGATGGGCGCGTTCAAGTCGGCCGCGTCGGTCGGCGTGCAGGAGGCGTTCGTCGTCATGGCTCTCGCCTACTTCGCCATGATGATGTTCGGCGCGTTCACGATTCGCGTCCCCGTCCCGGGCTGGCGTCCCGAGGGGTTCGTCCCCGCCGCGAAGCCGAAGGGCCTGGTCACGCACGCGGACGTCTCGCTCGACCACGCCTGGAAGACGCCCCAGTTCTGGCTGCTCTGGGTCGTGCTCTGCATGAACGTCACGGCCGGGATCGGGATCCTGGGCCAGGCCTCGCTGATCTGTCAGGACATGTTCGGCGTCCCGGCGGCGGTGGGCGGCGGATTCGCGGGGCTGCTCAGCCTGGCGAACATGTCCGGCCGGCTCGTCTGGTCGTCGGCGTCGGACTACATCGGGCGGAAGGGGATCTACTGCGTCTTCTTCCTGCTGGGAGCCGTCCTGTACGCCCTGGTGCCGATTGCCCAGGCCCGCCAGAGCGTGCCGCTCTTCGTGCTGCTGACGGCGCTCATCATCTCCATGTACGGCGGCGGCTTCGCGACGACCCCCGCCTACCTCCGCGACCTGTTCGGCACGATGCACCTGGGGGCCATCCACGGCCGCCTCATCACCGCCTGGTCGATGGCCGCGGTCCTGGGCCCCCAGCTCGTCAACTACATCTCGACCTACCGGATCGAGCACGGCGTCCCCCGCGCCGAGGCGTACAACGCGACGATGTACCTGATGGCCGCGCTCCTGCTGGTCGGCCTGGCCTGCAACCTGCTCATCCGGCCCGTCGAGGAGCGCCTCCACCACCGCGAAGCCCCCTCGGCGGCCTGA